In Geobacter anodireducens, a genomic segment contains:
- a CDS encoding ribonuclease J: protein MDTAPADITDNGGLRIIPLGGLGEIGLNMMAYEHGEDIIVADCGLMFPEPQMLGIDLVIPDIAYLRERAGRVRGILLTHGHEDHIGALPYVLQELSLPLYGTALTLGFIREKLKEFDLEGEVELNVVKPRDVVTLGCFSVEFIRVSHSIVDGCALAIRTPEGVVIHTGDFKIDQTPVDGELTDLATFSRYGDEGVLALLADSTNVEREGYTLSERVVGEAFDEIFPRCEGRIIVAAFSSNIHRVQQAVDAAVRCGRKVLLNGRSMVANVAIARQLGYLRMPEGVLTDLKELQHLPKEQVCMITTGSQGEPMSSLARIAMDDHKQIKLEAGDTVILSSRFIPGNEKTISDLINHLYRRGAEVFHEKVSEVHVSGHASQEELKLMLNLTRPRHFVPVHGEYRHLVKHARLAQRVGVPAERCLVAVNGDVIRFADGRGEIAGTVESGRVYIDGKGIGDVGEVVLKDRKHLSEDGMVVVIIAINQASGEVIYGPDIVSRGFVFEDESQQYLDETKKIVLDLLAGMNIETLGEWGEVKQEVRRILRRFFNKTIERRPVILPVILEM, encoded by the coding sequence ATGGACACGGCACCCGCTGACATTACGGATAATGGGGGGCTGCGCATCATCCCCCTGGGGGGGCTGGGCGAAATCGGCCTCAACATGATGGCCTACGAGCACGGCGAAGACATCATCGTCGCCGACTGCGGCCTCATGTTCCCGGAGCCGCAGATGCTGGGCATCGACCTGGTCATCCCGGATATCGCCTACCTGCGGGAACGGGCCGGCCGGGTGCGCGGCATTCTGCTCACCCACGGCCACGAGGACCACATCGGCGCCCTTCCCTACGTTCTTCAGGAGCTCTCGCTCCCTCTCTACGGCACGGCCCTCACCCTTGGCTTCATTCGGGAAAAACTGAAGGAGTTCGACCTGGAGGGGGAGGTGGAGCTGAACGTCGTCAAACCCCGCGACGTGGTGACGCTCGGCTGCTTCTCCGTGGAGTTCATCAGGGTGTCCCACTCCATCGTGGACGGCTGCGCCCTGGCCATTCGGACCCCGGAAGGGGTGGTGATCCATACGGGTGACTTCAAGATCGATCAGACCCCGGTGGACGGCGAACTGACCGACCTGGCCACCTTCTCCCGCTACGGGGACGAGGGGGTTTTGGCGCTCCTGGCCGACTCCACCAACGTGGAGCGCGAGGGGTACACCCTTTCCGAGCGGGTGGTGGGGGAGGCCTTTGACGAAATTTTCCCCCGCTGCGAGGGGCGGATCATCGTGGCCGCCTTCTCCAGCAACATCCACCGGGTCCAGCAGGCGGTGGACGCGGCGGTCCGCTGCGGCCGCAAGGTGCTGCTCAACGGGCGTTCCATGGTGGCGAACGTGGCCATCGCGCGGCAGTTGGGCTACCTGCGGATGCCGGAGGGGGTCCTGACCGACCTGAAGGAACTCCAGCACCTTCCCAAGGAGCAGGTCTGCATGATCACCACCGGCTCCCAGGGCGAACCCATGAGTTCGCTGGCACGCATCGCCATGGACGATCACAAGCAGATCAAGCTGGAGGCCGGCGACACGGTTATCCTTTCGTCCCGGTTCATCCCGGGCAACGAAAAGACCATCTCCGACCTCATCAACCATCTCTATCGCCGGGGGGCCGAGGTCTTCCACGAAAAGGTCTCGGAGGTCCATGTCTCGGGCCATGCGTCGCAGGAAGAGCTGAAGCTGATGCTCAACCTCACGCGGCCCCGCCACTTCGTGCCGGTCCACGGAGAATACCGCCATCTGGTCAAGCATGCCCGGCTGGCACAGCGGGTCGGCGTGCCTGCGGAGCGCTGTCTGGTGGCGGTGAACGGCGACGTGATCCGCTTCGCCGACGGCCGGGGTGAGATCGCCGGCACCGTGGAGAGCGGACGGGTCTACATCGACGGCAAGGGGATCGGCGATGTGGGCGAGGTGGTTCTCAAGGATCGCAAGCACCTGTCCGAGGACGGCATGGTGGTGGTGATCATCGCCATCAACCAGGCTTCCGGCGAGGTCATCTACGGACCGGACATCGTTTCCCGCGGCTTCGTGTTCGAGGACGAAAGCCAGCAGTATCTGGACGAAACGAAAAAGATCGTCCTGGACCTCCTGGCCGGCATGAACATCGAAACCCTGGGCGAGTGGGGCGAGGTCAAGCAGGAGGTGCGACGTATTCTGAGACGCTTCTTCAATAAAACGATAGAACGGCGACCGGTGATCCTGCCGGTCATTCTGGAAATGTAG
- the rho gene encoding transcription termination factor Rho (An RNA-DNA helicase that actively releases nascent mRNAs from paused transcription complexes) produces the protein MNLQELKGKKINELAAIAKGLNIEGASSLRKQDLIFAILNAQTEKNGMIFGEGVLECLPDGFGFLRAPDYNYLPGPDDIYVSPSQIRRFNLHTGDTVSGQIRPPKEGERYFALLKVETVNFEPPEVARDKILFDNLTPLYPDKKLKLETAPDNMSMRVMELVSPIGKGQRGLIVAPPRTGKTMLIQNIANSIAENHPEVYLIVLLIDERPEEVTDMQRSVKGEVVSSTFDEPATRHVQVAEMVIEKAKRLVEHKRDVVILLDSITRLARAYNTVLPPSGKILTGGVDANALQKPKRFFGAARNIEEGGSLTIIASALVDTGSKMDEVIFEEFKGTGNMEVHLDRKLVEKRTFPAIDINKSGTRKEELLVEKSSLNRIWILRKVLHPMNVVDSMEFLLEKLSETKDNQAFLDSMSR, from the coding sequence ATGAACCTGCAGGAGCTTAAAGGTAAGAAGATCAACGAACTGGCTGCCATTGCCAAGGGGTTGAACATTGAAGGCGCATCCAGTCTGCGCAAGCAGGACCTGATCTTCGCCATTCTCAACGCCCAGACCGAAAAGAACGGCATGATCTTCGGCGAAGGAGTTCTTGAATGCCTTCCCGACGGCTTTGGTTTCCTGAGGGCGCCCGACTACAACTACCTGCCGGGGCCCGATGACATCTATGTGTCGCCGTCGCAGATCCGCCGCTTCAACCTCCATACGGGCGACACCGTTTCGGGTCAGATCCGTCCTCCCAAGGAAGGCGAGCGTTATTTCGCCCTTCTCAAGGTGGAAACGGTCAACTTCGAGCCCCCCGAGGTCGCTCGCGACAAGATCCTGTTCGACAACCTGACGCCTCTGTATCCCGACAAAAAACTCAAGCTCGAAACCGCGCCGGACAATATGTCGATGCGCGTCATGGAGCTCGTCTCCCCCATCGGCAAGGGGCAGCGGGGGCTTATCGTGGCGCCGCCGCGCACCGGCAAGACGATGCTCATCCAGAACATCGCCAATTCCATTGCCGAAAATCATCCCGAAGTCTATCTGATCGTACTGCTCATCGACGAACGGCCTGAAGAGGTGACCGACATGCAGCGATCGGTCAAGGGCGAGGTGGTCTCCTCCACCTTTGACGAACCGGCCACCCGCCACGTGCAGGTGGCGGAGATGGTCATCGAAAAGGCCAAGCGCCTTGTGGAGCACAAGCGCGACGTGGTGATTCTCCTGGACTCCATAACCCGTCTTGCCCGGGCTTACAATACGGTGCTTCCGCCTTCCGGCAAGATTCTCACCGGCGGGGTGGACGCCAACGCCCTCCAGAAGCCCAAGCGCTTCTTCGGCGCGGCCCGCAATATCGAAGAGGGAGGCTCCCTGACCATCATCGCGTCGGCACTGGTGGATACCGGCAGCAAGATGGACGAGGTCATCTTCGAAGAGTTCAAGGGAACCGGCAACATGGAGGTCCATCTGGACCGCAAGCTGGTGGAGAAGCGGACCTTCCCGGCCATTGACATCAACAAGTCCGGCACCCGCAAGGAAGAGTTGCTGGTGGAGAAGAGCTCGCTCAATCGCATCTGGATCCTGCGCAAGGTCCTCCACCCCATGAACGTGGTCGACAGCATGGAGTTCCTCCTGGAAAAGCTCTCCGAAACCAAGGATAACCAAGCGTTTCTCGATTCCATGAGCAGGTAG
- a CDS encoding FAD-dependent thymidylate synthase, producing MKIALLRHTPDPEAAVALAARLCYASVGIDELREKLSASDVTAFLDKIMSLGHQSVLEHASFTFGIEGISRAASHQLVRHRIASYSQQSQRYVTFRGDGFPRVVPGSVSATENRRQVFETAMQACAEAYRALVDDGVPAEDARFVLPNAAETKIIVTMNARELIHFFCLRCCERAQWEIRALAVEMLRLVKGVAPTIFRDAGPGCLTGPCPEGSMTCGKAAEVKRFFREMSI from the coding sequence ATGAAAATTGCCCTCCTCCGGCATACTCCCGATCCTGAAGCCGCCGTGGCGCTCGCGGCGCGGCTCTGCTACGCCTCCGTCGGCATCGATGAGTTGCGGGAAAAGCTTTCCGCCTCGGACGTGACGGCGTTCCTCGACAAGATCATGTCGCTCGGGCACCAGTCGGTGCTGGAGCACGCATCGTTCACCTTCGGCATCGAGGGGATTTCCCGGGCCGCCAGCCATCAGCTCGTGCGCCACCGCATCGCCTCTTATTCCCAGCAGTCCCAGCGCTACGTGACCTTCCGCGGTGACGGCTTCCCCCGGGTCGTGCCCGGGAGCGTGTCCGCCACGGAGAATCGCCGGCAGGTGTTCGAGACGGCCATGCAGGCCTGTGCCGAGGCCTACCGGGCGCTGGTGGACGACGGGGTTCCCGCCGAGGATGCCCGGTTCGTCCTTCCCAACGCCGCGGAGACGAAGATCATAGTGACCATGAATGCCCGTGAGCTCATTCACTTTTTCTGCCTCCGCTGCTGTGAGCGGGCCCAGTGGGAGATCCGGGCGCTGGCGGTGGAGATGCTGCGGCTCGTGAAGGGCGTTGCCCCCACCATTTTCCGGGATGCCGGTCCCGGCTGCCTGACCGGCCCCTGCCCCGAAGGAAGCATGACTTGCGGGAAAGCAGCGGAGGTGAAACGGTTTTTCAGGGAGATGTCCATATGA
- a CDS encoding IclR family transcriptional regulator, with protein MQKKDKSDYMILAVSHALDLLEQFHAEDAVELGVTEISRRLKLHKNNVFRLLATLESRGYVEQNPLTGNYRLGLRTLELRQSMIRQMALLPYAKPALEELVKECDETAYVAVLKENLSVYLYGVESHATVRVVSRLGSRLPAYCTAAGKVMLAGLPENDLERYLSRTELAPFTPNTIIERDKLRNHLKKVAAQGHAIDNEELEIGVRGVAAPIHDYRSVVVGAVIISGPAMRFTDDRVRDELTPLACRTSEAISVKLGYAVPVGQ; from the coding sequence GTGCAGAAAAAAGACAAGTCAGACTACATGATCCTGGCCGTTTCCCATGCGTTGGACCTGCTTGAGCAGTTTCATGCCGAGGACGCGGTCGAGTTGGGCGTCACGGAGATATCAAGAAGGCTCAAGCTTCATAAAAACAACGTATTCAGACTGCTGGCGACCCTCGAATCGCGCGGCTACGTGGAGCAGAACCCCTTAACCGGCAATTACCGCCTCGGCCTCAGGACTCTTGAGCTGCGCCAGTCAATGATCCGTCAGATGGCGCTGCTCCCCTACGCCAAGCCGGCCCTCGAAGAACTCGTGAAGGAATGCGACGAAACGGCTTATGTGGCCGTTCTCAAGGAGAATCTGAGCGTCTACCTCTACGGTGTGGAGAGCCACGCCACGGTCCGGGTCGTTTCGCGCCTCGGCTCGCGCCTGCCCGCCTACTGCACCGCCGCAGGCAAGGTCATGCTCGCGGGGCTTCCCGAAAACGACCTTGAGCGGTACCTCTCCCGGACGGAACTGGCCCCCTTCACCCCCAACACCATCATTGAGCGGGACAAGCTGCGGAACCACCTGAAAAAGGTGGCCGCCCAGGGGCATGCCATTGACAATGAAGAGTTGGAAATCGGCGTCCGCGGCGTAGCCGCCCCCATCCATGACTACCGGTCTGTGGTGGTCGGCGCGGTGATCATCTCGGGCCCTGCCATGCGCTTCACCGATGACCGGGTCCGCGACGAACTGACCCCCCTGGCGTGCCGGACATCCGAGGCCATCTCGGTCAAACTCGGGTATGCCGTGCCGGTGGGCCAGTGA
- a CDS encoding 50S ribosomal protein L31, with translation MKEGIHPKYNDVMVKCACGNSFQTRSTKTEISTEICSACHPFFTGKQKLVDTAGRVERFRKKYGM, from the coding sequence ATGAAAGAAGGGATTCATCCGAAGTACAATGACGTGATGGTCAAGTGCGCCTGTGGCAACTCGTTCCAGACCCGTTCCACCAAAACCGAGATTTCGACTGAAATCTGCTCCGCCTGCCATCCATTCTTCACCGGCAAGCAAAAGCTCGTTGACACTGCCGGTCGCGTCGAGCGCTTCAGGAAGAAGTACGGCATGTGA